Proteins from a genomic interval of Marmota flaviventris isolate mMarFla1 chromosome 8, mMarFla1.hap1, whole genome shotgun sequence:
- the LOC139706755 gene encoding keratin-associated protein 12-1-like encodes MCHTSCSSGCQPACCLPSPCQATCCVPVSCRPTVCVPVSCRPIVCVVPSCQSSGCLPVSCRPSVCVAPCCQSSGCCQPPCPTLLCRPVSCSTPACC; translated from the exons atGTGCCACACCAGCTGCTCCTCAGGCTGCCAGCCGGCCTgctgcctgcccagcccctgccagGCGACCTGCTGCGTGCCCGTGAGCTGCAGGCCCACTGTGTGTGTGCCCGTGAG CTGCAGGCCCATCGTGTGTGTGGTCCCCTCCTGCCAGTCCTCCGGGTGCCTTCCCGTGAGCTGCCGTCCTTCCGTGTGTGTGGCCCCCTGCTGCCAGTCCTCGGGGTGCTGCCAgcccccctgccccaccctcctcTGCAGACCCGTCTCCTGTAGCACCCCCGCCTGCTGCTGA
- the Krtap12-3 gene encoding keratin-associated protein 12-3 — protein sequence MCHTSCSSGCQPACCLPSPCQATCCVPVSCRPTVCVPVSCRPIVCVAPSCQSSGCLPVSCRPSVCVAPCCQSSGCCQPPCPTLLCRPVSCSTPACC from the exons atGTGCCACACCAGCTGCTCCTCAGGCTGCCAGCCGGCCTgctgcctgcccagcccctgccagGCGACCTGCTGCGTGCCCGTGAGCTGCAGGCCCACTGTGTGTGTGCCCGTGAG CTGCAGGCCCATCGTGTGTGTGGCCCCCTCCTGCCAGTCCTCCGGGTGCCTTCCCGTGAGCTGCCGTCCTTCCGTGTGTGTGGCCCCCTGCTGCCAGTCCTCGGGGTGCTGTCAgcccccctgccccaccctcctcTGCAGACCCGTCTCCTGTAGCACCCCCGCCTGCTGCTGA
- the LOC139706757 gene encoding keratin-associated protein 10-3-like — protein MAASTMSVCSSSCPESSWQVDDCPESCCQPPCCAPSCCQPSCCAPAPCLTLLCTPVSCVSRPCCQSVCTSSCTPSCCQQSSCQSDCCSCSPCQPSCCVSLCCKPVCCKPVCCPVCCKPVCCVPVCSEASSSCCQQSSCQSDCCSSSPCQPSCCVPVCCKPVCCYRPSSCVSLLCRPVCRPACCVPVSSCCASSCQPSCCRPASCVSLLCRPTCSRPACCGVSLGQRSCC, from the exons ATGGCCGCCTCCACCATGTCCGTCTGCTCCAGCTCTTGCCCCGAGTCCTCCTGGCAGGTGGACGACTGCCCAGAGAGCTGCTGCCAGCCCCCCTGCTGCGCCCCCAGCTGCTGCCAGCCCAGCTGCTGCGCCCCAGCCCCCTGCCTGACCCTCCTCTGTACCCCAGTGAGCTGTGTGTCCAGACCCTGCTGCCAATCAGTCTGCACCAGCTCCTGCACCCCCTCCTGCTGCCAGCAGTCTAGCTGCCAGTCTGACTGCTGCAGCTGCTCCCCCTGCCAGCCGTCCTGCTGTGTGTCCCTCTGCTGCAAGCCCGTGTGCTGCAAGCCCGTGTGCTGT CCCGTCTGCTGCAAGCCCGTGTGCTGTGTGCCCGTCTGCTCTGAGGCTTCCTCCTCTTGCTGCCAGCAGTCTAGCTGCCAGTCTGACTGCTGCagctcctccccctgccagccgTCCTGCTGCGTGCCCGTCTGCTGCAAGCCCGTCTGCTGCTACAGACCCTCCTCCTGCGTGTCCCTGCTCTGCCGCCCCGTGTGCAGGCCCGCCTGCTGCGTGCCCGTCTCCTCCTGCTGTGCCTCCTCCTGCCAGCCCAGCTGCTGCCGCCCGGCCTCCTGCGTGTCCCTGCTCTGCCGCCCCACCTGCTCCCGCCCGGCCTGCTGTGGTGTCTCCTTGGGCCAGAGGTCCTGCTGCTGA